A stretch of DNA from Oryza brachyantha chromosome 4, ObraRS2, whole genome shotgun sequence:
cccgcagccgccgccaacGCCCAAGTCGCCCCGGCGCAACGGTCGAGCGCAATCGCCGGGCGCCGCTTTCCCCGCATCCGCCGCATGTTgcgcgcgcccgccgccaaccacctccccgcgagcgccgccgcctcctgctcCTATTTAACCCTCCCCGtcagccgcgccgtcgtcctccttcgcctctctctctcgcctgccttccgccgccgccggagaacgCCGCTCGTCCGTGCCTCTCCCGCCAGCTCAACCGCGCCGATCTCCTCCGCCGAGCGTCGGCATCggtcttcgccgccgtcgggcgcCATCCTCGACATCACACCTTCATCTCGTCGAGCTGCAGCCGCCATCCAGCGCCGCCGGTGATCCCCgttttcccttcctccttcctctctctctcccgtcgCCTTCACGCATGAGTCGCGCTGTCGTGACGACGCCCACCTACCGCCtgccgccttctcctccttccccatCCTCTCGCGTCAACGTCTTGCttcgccgccttctcctccttcccttcctccttcctctctctctctctctctctctctctctctctctctctctctcccgcaGCCTTTAGGCCGAGTTCTTTCTCCCCTCCTTACTAGATTTTAAACGTGCCcgctgctaaacggtatattttttacgaaattttctatagggaagttatttcaaaatataatattaatatctttatgttttttataactaagagttaattaattatgtgtcaATCTATTATTACATTTTTCACACCGGATAATATAACCCTAGCCGAATGCAGCCTGATTCATGTTCTTGATTTTGTTCTAAAACAATTTGTTTTCTCTCACTTTTTTCTGGATACTAATTCATGTTCTTGATTATTTTACTCCCTAACACATTCGCCAATATTTGCTCTGAATACTTATACTAATTTATGttcatgattttcttttttcacccCTAACGGATTCAGAGTTGGGGACAATAAATTGGCGGACGTCTGCCATCCCCGTCCTTTTACCTTTGCTTAAGtcaagatttgaatttttaaccctaaatttaaatttagagtagatttttggtttttttatcgtaggttatttttcagccttgacttttagaacaCTAAAACCACACATATAGATttttgggttaattagattcatgccaCTACAAATATgctagtttagaaaaatatcattataattcaactatttataaacatggcACTACAATTGGCACTACAATTAGactaaaattgctcttatgcCACTCTGTACATCTGAGTAGGTATTTTACTCATTTGTTGTGTACTGTATTTATGTATAGACTAAATAACCCTAGGGAAAATTCCCAATCTCAGAACGAGGACGACGGAGCTAAGACCGGAGCAGAGGAAGGTGAGGCGGGAGGGCGACAAGCTGGGGACGTGGCGAGCGAGGAGGTCGGCTggcggggcgacggcgacagacGGTCGGTCGCTCGGCCGGCATGGCGACGGGCAGAGTCGACGGCGGTCATCGcagcgacgaggacggcgggTGGCCGGCACGGCGATGGGCCCAACGATGGCAGGTGGTCGGCCGGCTAGCGCGGCGATGGGCCGAGTCGATGACAGTCGAGGTGACGACGATGGATTCAACGGCAGCGGCCGGCTGGCCATAGCAGCAATGACGTGGCCAGCCAGCCAACGCGGAGACGAGAACGGCAGGTGgccagcgcggcgacggcgcgacgacgagggaGGCCAGCCGGCGCAATGACGACGTAGAAACGAGGGCGGTGGGCGGGcgttgcggcgacggctgtCAGTTTGGCGACGGGGGCGATCGGATTCAATGGCGCCAGAGACAAGAACAACGGGTGGCCGATGTGGATGGCGGAGTACACAACGACGGCCGGCTGGccgacgcggcgacgacgcgacgacgaGGAAGGCCAGCCGGCGCGATGACGACGTAGAGACgagggcgggcggcggctagcgcggcgacgatggtCAGTttggtgacggcggcggccgatggATGCAACGATGATGAGGGCGGCCGGccgttgcggcgacggcgcaaaGATGAGGCTGGCGAAGGCGTGTCGTACAGTGACGAGAGAAAATATAAAGCTAGGGCATTTTAGGTTATATGGTAATATATTGGTCCGCCATGTGGGTCCAAGTGTCCAACAACCTTAAAAGTGTATAAAATGGCATGTCTATGATTGAGTGATAATTGTgatagcatatttataaatagttgaattataatgatatttttctaattaagtATATTTGTAATGACATTGATCTTATTAACCCTAGAGTTTTAGtagtagagttttttttagaaattctaAGTGACAGTATCACGTCGGTACGGGATGAATTAAGATGACCCTTTAATTACCAGGTCCTGCTTATTGGCGAGGATGAGGATATGCTGTTGAGCATGAGGGGTCATCGATGTTACATTAATTATACCGTTTATACGGTATACCGTATGGTAgtacttctctttttttttccgtttttTGATTTTactttcttgattttttttgttacgaGAAATAATGCCCTTGCGTTGCACcggatcaaattaattttaattatgtaaattaaaataaattttaaaaataaattacatgtcACGTATGGAATAGTAAATTATGGCCAACCAACAATTGATTTCAGAAATATATGTTGCATCGGGAAACTTATAAGTGAGAATAATAAGTAATAAATTATGCTCAATAGCTACCTGATTTTGCTACTTGATTTTGCTACCTGATCTTTTTGGTAGTTAGCAAACGATACCTGATTTTGCTGGTCAGATTCGCGCGCAAAATTCTTAAAACACGTTCACGGCGCATACCAACAAACCAAACCTCTCGTCCCCGTCGATGTCCCGCCCCCATGTCTcctccctcttcgccgccgcatcaGCCTCACGGCGCCGCAAGAGCAAGAGCACTCGCGCAGCCTCGCTGCCTAAGCCGCATTCCGGCAGAGGCTGCGCTCCGGGACGCTCGGGCCCGAGGACGCATCCTCTCGCGGCAGCGGCGATGTCCCGCCCGCgtctctcctccctcttcgccgccgcggagacCTCCTCCGCACCGGCCTCCACGGCGCCGCAAGAGCACCCACGCAGCCGTGCTGCCTACGCCGCATTCCGGCAGAGGCTGCGCTCGGGGACGCTCGGGCCCGAGGACGCGCGCCAACTGTTCGACGAATTGCTCCCCCGCGCCCCCGCCCACGCCTTCAACGCGCTCCTCGCCGAtctcgcccgcgcgccgccttCCGCCGCCTGCAAGGACGgccccgccctcgccgtcgagcTGTTCAAGCGGATGGACCGACGGGCCTCTCCCACCATCCACACCTACGGCATCCTCATCGCCTGCTACCGCCGGGCACACTGCCCAGGCCTTGGGTTTGCCGTCTTCGGCCGCCTGCTCAGGACAGGCCTGAGGCTGAACGTGGTTGTGTACAACTCGTTCATCGACTGTTTCTCTAAGGACGGCAAGGTAGACAAAGCTTACCAATTACTCCATGACATGAAAGAGCTGGGCATTATGCCGGATGTGATTACTTATAACTCAATTATTGACGGGCTGTGCAAGTCAAAGGCAATGGACAAGGCTGAGATGGTTCTAGAACAGATGGTTGATGCTGGTATCCAACCCAATAATAGGACATACAATAGCTTAATCTATGGATACTCCACTTCAGGAATGTGGAAGGAGTCAGTTAGATTGTTGAAAGGAATGTCAAGCTCCGGTCTCATACCAAACGTCAACAATTGTAACACCTTCATGGCTGCTCTTTGCAAGCATGGTAGAATCAAAGAAGcaaaagatatttttgattCAATGGTTCTCAAGGGCCCCAAACCTGATGTTATCTCATACTCTACTTTGCTTCACGGGTATGCTACCGAGGGTAGCTTCACTGATCTGCATAATATCTGTAAGTTGATGGTTACTAATGGCATCATGCCTAACCGTTATGTTTTCAACACACTGCTTGATGTATATGCTAGGTATGGGATGATGGATAAGGTTTTGCTTATACTGGAGCGCATGAGTAAGCAAGGATTTAACCCTGATGTAGTATCATTTGGAATTGTGATATCCGCTTTTTGCAGAATGGGTAGGTTAGATGATGCCCTGAACAAATTTAGCCACATGATTGATATTGGTATAGCACCGAACATTGCTATTTACCATATTCTGATTCAGGGTCATTGTAATCATGGTGATTTGGTGAAAGCCAAGGAATTGACTTCTGATATGATAAATAAGGgttttcctcctccttctgTTATTTTCTTCAATTCAATAATTAGTGACCTATGCAGCACAGGAAGGGTAGCGAAAGGGAAAGATATCATGGACTTGATTGCACACACTGGTCAGAAGCCTGATGTTATTACATTCAATTCACTGATTGATGGATATTGCTTAGTTGGCAAAATGGTGGAAGCATTTGAATTACTTGATGTTATGGCGTCAGTTGGTGTTGAACCTGACAGTTATACACACGATACACTTCTTAATGGCTATTGCAAAAATGGAAGGATCAAAGATGCATTGACTCTATTCCAAGATATGTTGCATAAGATAGTTACACCTACATGTTGCTCATATAACACCATCCTCCATGGGTTATTTCAGGCAGGGTGGACTGTTTctgcaaagaaaatatttcatgAGATGATGGAAAGTGGAATGGCAGTGAGCATTGATACATACGGTATTGTACTCAGTGGACTTTGTAGAAATAATTGCACTGATGAAGTAATCATGCTGTTAGAGAAATTGTTTGCAATGAACGTAAAGTTTGATGctattatttttaacataatgATTAGTGCAATGTTCAAAGTTGGCAGAAGAGAAGAAGCTAAGGAATTGTTTGCTGCTATGTCTACTTACGGTTTGGTTCCTAACATATGTACCTACAGTGTAATGATAACAAatcttataaaagaaaattcattcGAAGAGGTTGACAATGTCATTTCATCAATGGAGGATACTAGTTTTCCTCCCAACTCTCGTTTGTTAAATAAGATCGTCAGGATGCTTCTCAAGAAAGGTGAGATAGCCCAGGCCAGAaattatatgtctaaaattgacGAGAAGGGTATCTCGCTTGAAGCGTCAACCACTTCCTTGTTGATCTCTCTTTTCTCAGAGAAAGGGAAATATCGGGAATACCTAAAATTGCTCCCTGCAAAGTATCAGGTTTTTGAGGGAGTAAATATCAGCTAATAGTTATATCTGTACTTGACTTCTGATGGGAAAGGTATCCAGGTAGGCATGTGAACTGGGACTATAAAGGGAAGATAAATGAGTCTATAAGTGATGCTTTCAGGTATTTCATGTTATTGTGTACTCCTATTTTCATGTGGATTTAGTAAATGTTATAaggtttgatatttttattttcaatgttATGATTAGGGCAATGTTCAGAGTTGGAAGTAGAGAAGAAAGCTAAGGAATTATTTACTGCTCTCATTACTTACTTGATGGTGCCtactatacatacatacatacaacaTATTGATGACAAACCTTATAAAGGAAGAGTTGTTCGAAGAGGCAAGTGGCTGTTCCCAACTCTCTTATGTTAAATCAGGGTATCAGAATGTTTCTCAAGAAAGGTGAGATAGTGAAGGCCAGAAATCATTTGTCTAAAGTTGACAAGAAGGGTATCCCACTTGAAGCTTCAACCAGACAACCACTTCCTTGTTGGTCTCTCTTTTCAGAGAAAGGGAAATGCCATGAATACATAAAATTGCTTCCTGCAAACTATCAGATTTGTTAGGAAGTAAGCAAGAGTTGGTAGTTATCTCTGAAGTCAAACCTCAGAAGGTAAACTTGAGTTGTTTATTTCCATTTTCAGGCCATTTCCTTCTGCTAGTAGGGCAAATGCAAGTTTATTTCCATTTTCAAGTTGTTTAAATCAGGGTATCAGAATGTTTCTCAAGAAAGGTGAGATAGTGAGTTTTGcttttttgtcaaaaagttTTTTAGGTAATTATTTAGTGGCGTTAGTTAAGGTTATCATCAAAAGTACCTTGCGTTCATTGCATTTTTAACATTGTTTGTACATAAACGTGTGTGTGAGAGATAATGAGGATGTGTGATGTGGCAACTTAATAGGAACAGGCAAGCTATATGGAAAAAATTGTCGATGGGATTCATAACAAAGTTTCTAGGTGTTTGGTTTAGGATATTTTGTGGTTGTTGTGCTGTACTGCACTGTAATTTGAAATCTAGTTACTTAGGGGAATGTTTAGTAAATcgagtattattttttttatttgaatacaAACAGAAATGCTTCAAGCCCTTGcacccaaaataaatttgaaggGACTAATTGTTTgtctctttaaaattttattctagaAAGTTGCCACTTCATTTCTCTAAGTTCTGTTATAATATTATCTGTGtggatttgttttttgttttcgcCAAATACCTCCAGGTACTTTCATAACATTTATCCTAACCTGGTAGCGTTTCTCATCTTTTGGGTTGTAACTTGTAACAACAGGATTACTATCTTCTGTAAATACAATATTAAACCACTTGCAGTTTTTTTGTGGATCAACAAACACTTTTTTATTGACAAATTGGTCACTCTGTCAACAGGAATCAAGCTTGTCGAAAATTCACTTCTGCTTCCATTAAAACACGGCATGCTAATGGTGATATTGAGACTGCAGATGGTGCCATTATAATGACCGTAGGTCCGCCAGACATTTCTAAAATGCCTTAGAATGGATTTCCTCATGAGGTATTGGTTTATGCCTTGATATTTTCTGTCTTCAGTCAGTGCTGTAGAAGAGtggagaggggggaggggctTGACCTCCCCCAACAGCATACAAATTCCATTCAAATGACTAGTTTTTAGCAAACTAGTCATAAATTAGTATCATCCTACCCCTaacacccaaaaaaaagttttctgCCTCTGCTGCTGTCTTCAGTGACTGGTGTTTTGGAACATTATCTGCTGCTAAAACAATTGAGTGATCCTGCTCCTAGTTCTGCATATTTAGACAGTTTTTCTTGACATGCCTTGTTTACCCTGCCAATTTAATCTCTGGAGGGCACCCTAAACTCATGGCTCAACATACA
This window harbors:
- the LOC102700235 gene encoding protein Rf1, mitochondrial-like, yielding MSRPHVSSLFAAASASRRRKSKSTRAASLPKPHSGRGCAPGRSGPRTHPLAAAAMSRPRLSSLFAAAETSSAPASTAPQEHPRSRAAYAAFRQRLRSGTLGPEDARQLFDELLPRAPAHAFNALLADLARAPPSAACKDGPALAVELFKRMDRRASPTIHTYGILIACYRRAHCPGLGFAVFGRLLRTGLRLNVVVYNSFIDCFSKDGKVDKAYQLLHDMKELGIMPDVITYNSIIDGLCKSKAMDKAEMVLEQMVDAGIQPNNRTYNSLIYGYSTSGMWKESVRLLKGMSSSGLIPNVNNCNTFMAALCKHGRIKEAKDIFDSMVLKGPKPDVISYSTLLHGYATEGSFTDLHNICKLMVTNGIMPNRYVFNTLLDVYARYGMMDKVLLILERMSKQGFNPDVVSFGIVISAFCRMGRLDDALNKFSHMIDIGIAPNIAIYHILIQGHCNHGDLVKAKELTSDMINKGFPPPSVIFFNSIISDLCSTGRVAKGKDIMDLIAHTGQKPDVITFNSLIDGYCLVGKMVEAFELLDVMASVGVEPDSYTHDTLLNGYCKNGRIKDALTLFQDMLHKIVTPTCCSYNTILHGLFQAGWTVSAKKIFHEMMESGMAVSIDTYGIVLSGLCRNNCTDEVIMLLEKLFAMNVKFDAIIFNIMISAMFKVGRREEAKELFAAMSTYGLVPNICTYSVMITNLIKENSFEEVDNVISSMEDTSFPPNSRLLNKIVRMLLKKGEIAQARNYMSKIDEKGISLEASTTSLLISLFSEKGKYREYLKLLPAKYQVFEGVNIS